From a region of the Geothrix sp. 21YS21S-2 genome:
- a CDS encoding S41 family peptidase, which yields MRSLTWLTVPMVLAAGASAHAQIDARLMRYPDVSATRIAFTYASDIWVVAKTGGLAQRVSTPKGEEMFARFSPDGKEIAFSANYDGNMDVYVMPVGGGVPVRVTHNPAPDRVVGWTPDGKSILFASGMESGRDRFSKLFTVPKAGGLPQALPVPYGEFGALSPDGKTLAYMPISTDFRTWKRYRGGMASEIWFYDLEKKTSLRLPSEGGSNDSMPMWHGDTLYFLSDRDAVKRGNVWSYNMKTKAFKQITFFKEFDAHFPAIGPSDIVLEAGGRLHRIDLATESISEVKVEAVTDRAALKPRTDNASKLIRNASPSPQGKRAVFEARGEVFSVPAERGYVMNLTHTPGVAERFPSLSPDGRQVAYFSDRSGEYELCLKAADGSGEERQVTHLGPGFRYNIQWSPDGKRVVFGDQAMRIHVCELETGKVTAIDKGFFMMDGGMEQFRGSWSSDSRWFGYVIDSPRRNGVVKLYDTRDGKVTQATSPYYSAGDVAFDPEGKYLFLTTGQNFSPTYSDLDPTWVYANTTRLAAIPLRKDVASPVAARNDADADKKDEKKDDKKDEKKAEKKADKPAPKPVDIDLDGLEGRMVLLPPPAGNIADLAAVKGKLVYRRIPQQNPDGESKGNLHFYDLEEREEKTILADVDGAAVAAEGGKVLVKRKDTYAFLDIKADQKLDKKMPTADLPMEVDPAAEWRQIFNDTWRLERDLFYDPAMHGVDWKVMKARYGKLLDECATREDVNFVIGELISELNASHAYRGGGDVETPQRRAVGLLGADFALENGQFRIKKILRGASWDAAAKAPLAQPGLNVKEGDYLLAVDHVALDTKSDPWAAFQGLAGKTVLLTVNDKPGREGARDILVDTIGNEGPLRYQAWVEAMRAYVDKASGGRIGYIYVPDTGIGGQTDLVRQFQGQWDKEGLVIDERFNSGGQIPDRFTELLGRKVLNYWGVRDGKDWQWPVTAHNGPMAMLINGWSGSGGDCFPFYFRQAGLGPLIGRRTWGGLIGISGAPALIDGGNITVPTFGIYSTDGKWMIEGHGVDPDIEVIDDPALTAQGKDPQLDRAIREVEDALRKNPPKHPAKPAYPNKAGF from the coding sequence ATGCGTTCGTTGACCTGGTTGACGGTGCCCATGGTGCTGGCGGCGGGGGCCTCCGCCCACGCCCAGATCGATGCGAGATTAATGCGGTATCCCGATGTCTCGGCCACCCGCATCGCCTTCACCTACGCGTCCGACATCTGGGTCGTGGCCAAGACCGGTGGCCTTGCCCAGAGGGTTTCCACCCCCAAGGGGGAGGAGATGTTCGCCCGGTTCTCGCCCGACGGCAAGGAGATCGCCTTCTCCGCAAATTATGACGGGAACATGGATGTCTACGTCATGCCCGTGGGCGGGGGCGTGCCGGTGCGCGTCACCCACAACCCCGCCCCGGACCGGGTCGTGGGCTGGACCCCCGACGGGAAGTCCATCCTCTTCGCCTCGGGCATGGAATCGGGCCGGGACCGGTTCAGCAAGCTCTTCACCGTGCCCAAGGCAGGCGGCCTCCCCCAGGCGCTGCCCGTGCCCTACGGGGAGTTCGGCGCGCTCTCCCCCGACGGGAAGACCCTGGCCTACATGCCCATCTCCACCGATTTCCGCACCTGGAAGCGGTACCGGGGCGGCATGGCCTCGGAGATCTGGTTCTACGACCTGGAGAAGAAGACGTCCCTGCGCCTCCCCAGCGAAGGCGGGTCCAACGACTCCATGCCCATGTGGCACGGCGACACCCTCTATTTCCTGTCGGACCGCGACGCGGTCAAGCGCGGCAACGTCTGGTCCTACAACATGAAGACCAAGGCCTTCAAGCAGATCACCTTCTTCAAGGAGTTCGACGCCCACTTCCCGGCCATCGGCCCGAGCGACATCGTCCTGGAGGCCGGGGGCCGGCTCCACCGCATCGACCTGGCCACGGAAAGCATCTCCGAGGTGAAGGTGGAGGCGGTGACCGATCGCGCCGCCCTCAAGCCGCGCACGGACAACGCTTCCAAGCTCATCCGCAACGCCTCGCCCTCCCCCCAGGGCAAACGCGCCGTGTTCGAGGCCCGGGGCGAGGTGTTCTCGGTGCCCGCGGAGCGGGGCTACGTGATGAACCTCACCCACACGCCCGGCGTCGCCGAGCGCTTCCCCTCCCTTTCCCCCGACGGCAGGCAGGTCGCCTATTTCAGCGACCGCAGCGGCGAGTACGAACTCTGCCTGAAGGCCGCGGACGGCTCCGGGGAGGAGCGCCAGGTGACCCACCTGGGGCCCGGATTCCGCTACAACATCCAGTGGTCCCCCGACGGCAAGCGGGTGGTCTTCGGCGACCAGGCCATGCGCATCCACGTCTGCGAGCTTGAGACGGGCAAGGTCACGGCCATCGACAAGGGCTTCTTCATGATGGATGGCGGCATGGAGCAGTTCCGGGGCAGCTGGTCCTCCGACAGCCGCTGGTTCGGGTACGTCATCGACTCCCCCCGGCGCAACGGCGTGGTCAAGCTCTACGACACCCGGGACGGCAAGGTCACCCAGGCGACCTCCCCCTACTACAGCGCCGGCGACGTGGCCTTCGACCCGGAAGGGAAGTACCTGTTCCTCACCACGGGCCAGAATTTCAGCCCCACCTACAGCGACCTGGACCCCACCTGGGTCTACGCCAACACCACGCGCCTGGCGGCCATCCCCCTCCGCAAGGACGTGGCCTCGCCGGTGGCGGCGCGCAACGACGCCGACGCCGACAAGAAGGATGAGAAGAAGGACGACAAGAAGGACGAGAAGAAAGCCGAGAAGAAGGCCGACAAGCCCGCCCCCAAGCCCGTGGACATCGACCTGGACGGCCTCGAGGGCCGCATGGTCCTGCTGCCCCCGCCCGCCGGGAACATCGCCGACCTGGCCGCCGTGAAGGGCAAGCTGGTCTACCGGCGCATCCCCCAGCAGAACCCCGACGGGGAATCCAAGGGCAACCTCCACTTCTACGACCTGGAGGAGCGGGAGGAGAAGACGATCCTGGCCGACGTGGACGGCGCGGCCGTGGCCGCCGAAGGCGGCAAGGTCCTGGTGAAGCGCAAGGACACCTATGCCTTCCTGGACATCAAGGCCGACCAGAAGCTGGACAAGAAGATGCCCACCGCCGACCTTCCCATGGAGGTCGACCCCGCCGCGGAGTGGCGGCAGATCTTCAACGACACCTGGCGCCTGGAGCGGGACCTGTTCTACGATCCGGCCATGCACGGGGTGGACTGGAAGGTCATGAAGGCCCGCTACGGCAAGCTCCTGGACGAATGCGCCACCCGCGAGGACGTGAACTTCGTCATCGGCGAGCTCATCTCCGAACTGAACGCCTCCCACGCCTACCGCGGCGGCGGGGACGTGGAGACGCCGCAGAGGCGCGCCGTCGGCCTCCTGGGGGCGGACTTCGCCCTGGAGAACGGCCAGTTCCGCATCAAGAAGATCCTGCGCGGCGCCTCCTGGGACGCCGCCGCCAAGGCGCCGCTGGCCCAGCCCGGCCTCAACGTCAAGGAAGGCGACTACCTCCTGGCGGTGGACCACGTGGCCCTGGACACGAAATCGGACCCCTGGGCCGCCTTCCAGGGCCTGGCGGGCAAGACCGTGCTCCTGACCGTGAACGACAAGCCCGGCAGGGAAGGCGCCCGGGACATCCTGGTCGACACCATCGGCAACGAAGGCCCGCTGCGCTACCAGGCCTGGGTGGAGGCCATGCGCGCCTACGTCGACAAGGCCTCGGGGGGCCGCATCGGCTACATCTACGTCCCCGACACCGGCATCGGCGGCCAGACCGACCTGGTGCGCCAGTTCCAGGGCCAGTGGGACAAGGAAGGCCTCGTCATCGACGAGCGCTTCAACAGCGGAGGCCAGATCCCCGACCGCTTCACCGAGCTGCTGGGACGGAAGGTCCTCAACTACTGGGGCGTCCGGGACGGCAAGGACTGGCAGTGGCCCGTCACCGCCCACAACGGCCCCATGGCCATGCTCATCAACGGCTGGAGCGGATCGGGCGGCGACTGCTTCCCCTTCTACTTCCGCCAGGCGGGCCTGGGCCCCCTCATCGGGCGGCGCACCTGGGGCGGCCTCATCGGCATCAGCGGCGCCCCCGCCCTCATCGACGGCGGGAACATCACCGTGCCCACCTTC